A single genomic interval of candidate division WOR-3 bacterium harbors:
- a CDS encoding T9SS type A sorting domain-containing protein, whose product MKNTILFLAVGILLAGPAQSQFLDTLYIPDTLGGCGEFDDILFNPVMNRLYIISHNNAVVLDCATKTRLKPLRNITGPVIFNPDNNSLYMGSIVLPSDTAVNLYVINCSTQAIVDTITLPTGGLRPRSGSNVRLNISIPANKIYCTVWFYESEPVTYVIDCRNNEVIKEMPGLHWRTVFHSLRSCAYICTQTAIYYFDCTNDTITDSISAPPNLGYQNISLSSESERLFATATSSQTTQIEIIDCLTNQVLGELQLPTGCWWLVHNTSANKLYAGVPSHWPNDLIYIIDLNTVQLTDSLLFPRSSLRDLFYNPNTDHLYTISLNPEPPPIAWVRVFDGETNSLIEEIPVPGHLNGGYIFHPTANRLYLNDGTNLFIIDCNRRQLETCLKIGYINSHIMWQPVTNRLYINDIYGDSFSSILTVYDASTNLPLKVVDLSSRVPSEEWFFHFTTATRENKIYLTSAQYRGVYVLDGETDSLINFIPGYIGGHYLLYSSRRNKLYTIPFSELMRNYYIYIIDCENDEIKNVIDVGESGDGYVNPYTDKVYAAITYMPSGLKTFIIDGEGDTVIKVIDSIGRPLAFRNKGDIHQIYMGCPYQDRVYVLDAKADTVIDSVMDVPITSEPFFYYDSIDDRIYYPHSSGGIIVIDCAANQIMDTILFCGIRYGHFLEECLWNPISDRFYLPNYDTSLTQTRNPMIMVIDCRTNTIIDSFYSPIKPEIMQWNYINNVVYINDYRYARVVAVKDNLIGVQDKPANETKPKMVLISPSVGSRFIVQQRAKGEIKIVDACGRIVKNLKPNQNTLDARNLAPGIYFATIEEHSRTLVQKFTVIR is encoded by the coding sequence ATGAAAAATACAATCCTTTTCCTTGCTGTCGGGATTTTGCTTGCCGGTCCAGCCCAGTCCCAATTCCTTGACACTCTTTATATTCCTGACACCTTAGGCGGCTGCGGCGAGTTCGACGACATCTTATTTAATCCGGTTATGAACAGGCTTTATATCATCTCACACAACAACGCGGTGGTCTTAGATTGTGCAACAAAAACGAGGTTAAAACCGCTCCGCAACATCACCGGACCTGTTATCTTCAATCCCGATAACAACTCCCTATATATGGGTTCGATAGTTCTTCCTTCTGATACGGCAGTAAATTTATATGTTATCAACTGCTCCACTCAGGCAATAGTTGATACCATCACCCTTCCCACCGGTGGATTGCGACCCCGGTCCGGTAGTAATGTCCGACTTAACATCAGCATTCCCGCCAATAAAATTTACTGCACCGTGTGGTTTTACGAGAGTGAGCCTGTTACCTATGTGATAGACTGCCGAAATAACGAGGTGATAAAGGAAATGCCGGGGTTGCACTGGAGAACCGTATTTCATTCTCTCCGTAGTTGCGCCTACATCTGCACTCAAACAGCAATATATTATTTTGACTGCACCAATGACACAATTACCGACTCAATCAGCGCCCCGCCCAATCTTGGTTATCAGAATATTTCTCTCTCATCGGAAAGTGAACGGCTGTTTGCAACTGCTACTTCATCCCAGACCACACAAATCGAGATTATTGACTGTCTTACCAATCAGGTTCTCGGTGAGCTGCAACTGCCAACGGGGTGTTGGTGGCTTGTTCATAACACCTCCGCCAATAAATTGTATGCGGGTGTGCCATCCCACTGGCCCAATGATTTGATATATATCATCGACTTAAATACAGTCCAACTTACCGATTCCCTCCTGTTTCCACGATCCAGTTTGCGTGACCTGTTTTACAATCCCAATACCGACCATCTTTATACAATTTCGTTAAATCCGGAACCGCCACCTATAGCCTGGGTCAGGGTGTTTGACGGCGAAACAAACTCATTGATTGAAGAAATCCCGGTTCCGGGTCATTTAAATGGCGGTTATATTTTCCACCCAACTGCGAACAGACTGTATCTGAATGATGGAACCAATCTCTTTATCATTGACTGCAACCGGCGACAGCTGGAAACCTGTTTGAAAATCGGTTATATAAATAGCCACATAATGTGGCAACCGGTTACCAACCGTCTCTACATCAACGACATCTACGGGGACTCATTCTCCTCAATCCTTACTGTCTATGATGCCAGCACCAACCTTCCTTTAAAAGTTGTTGACCTTTCGTCCCGTGTTCCAAGTGAAGAATGGTTCTTCCATTTCACCACCGCCACCCGTGAGAATAAAATCTACCTGACCTCAGCTCAATACCGCGGGGTATATGTGTTAGATGGTGAAACTGATTCACTCATCAATTTCATCCCTGGTTATATCGGCGGGCACTATCTCCTCTACAGTTCTCGAAGGAACAAGTTGTATACCATTCCCTTCAGTGAGCTCATGCGCAACTACTACATCTATATCATTGATTGCGAGAATGATGAGATAAAAAATGTAATTGATGTTGGTGAAAGCGGCGATGGCTATGTCAATCCTTATACCGACAAGGTCTATGCTGCCATTACCTATATGCCCTCAGGGTTAAAAACCTTCATAATAGATGGCGAAGGTGATACAGTGATAAAGGTAATTGATTCCATTGGCAGACCCCTTGCCTTTCGCAATAAGGGCGACATCCATCAAATATATATGGGCTGTCCTTACCAGGACCGGGTTTATGTCCTTGATGCCAAAGCTGACACGGTGATCGACTCGGTTATGGATGTGCCTATTACCAGTGAGCCCTTCTTCTATTATGACTCAATTGACGACCGGATTTACTATCCTCATTCTTCTGGTGGTATCATTGTCATTGATTGCGCTGCAAATCAGATAATGGACACGATTCTCTTTTGTGGAATTAGGTATGGACATTTCTTAGAAGAATGCTTATGGAATCCGATCAGCGACCGATTCTACCTCCCCAATTATGACACCTCATTAACTCAGACCCGCAACCCGATGATTATGGTAATTGACTGTCGGACAAACACAATTATTGACTCCTTTTATTCGCCAATCAAGCCAGAGATAATGCAATGGAATTATATAAACAATGTGGTTTATATTAACGACTATCGGTATGCGCGGGTGGTGGCGGTAAAGGACAATCTGATTGGGGTTCAGGATAAACCCGCAAATGAAACCAAGCCCAAGATGGTGCTGATTTCACCTTCAGTTGGCAGCCGCTTTATCGTGCAACAGCGGGCAAAAGGCGAAATAAAAATAGTTGATGCCTGTGGCAGAATTGTGAAAAACCTCAAGCCAAATCAGAACACCCTTGATGCCCGCAACCTCGCACCGGGAATATACTTTGCCACAATAGAAGAACATAGCCGCACCCTGGTCCAGAAGTTTACCGTCATCAGATGA
- a CDS encoding T9SS type A sorting domain-containing protein, translating to MGSALTYGHRPGEPYGKLFLLVDSCNRAPYGFFWAYAGFGGTIVWHQLPGPPREIAPCHDASICYFFNPYTNPPEEKVLAVFGGRNELWAFDVPTQTWSKETFIPGEVPIGAGGSLKFGGFAMVPGWPVTKFYLIKGGGSPEFGVYNRVYGGQGSIKSPPPIPVWQLLPPFTTNEPGYTDTCFYEGADLAMWPPVPYLTLSPTHIYAMQGYSWMSNTGRRFSRYEISSMTWEARDNLIRPGAGIGGALVSHDTWGNLTQEPTAERASILHCFHGGYDNVFNCYDVPDNWSPDGEDPPYIVAYGSDLVFGAYWYSQNPSDSLPGIWASFGYNNDRIGFYTEFPTELKGSQPSSSLLTPAKTFIALPNPAQRSASFQILGAPHNIILKIYSENGTLVNQLKLENGKCMWNLKDFEGKKVPAGVYFYRIKINAAETGGKLIVK from the coding sequence ATGGGGAGCGCTTTAACCTACGGACATAGACCCGGCGAACCATATGGCAAACTTTTCCTTCTGGTAGACTCTTGCAATAGAGCTCCTTATGGCTTTTTCTGGGCGTATGCTGGTTTTGGAGGAACAATAGTTTGGCACCAATTACCAGGTCCACCCCGTGAAATAGCACCCTGTCATGATGCCTCCATCTGCTATTTCTTCAACCCGTATACTAACCCACCTGAGGAAAAGGTCCTTGCCGTTTTTGGTGGCAGAAATGAACTCTGGGCTTTTGATGTTCCAACGCAAACCTGGAGCAAGGAAACATTTATCCCTGGAGAGGTTCCAATAGGTGCGGGTGGGAGTTTGAAATTCGGGGGCTTTGCAATGGTCCCTGGGTGGCCGGTCACCAAGTTTTATCTAATAAAAGGAGGCGGAAGTCCTGAATTTGGGGTCTATAACCGGGTTTACGGAGGTCAGGGGTCAATCAAGTCACCGCCACCGATTCCCGTATGGCAACTCTTACCCCCGTTCACCACTAATGAACCAGGGTATACGGATACCTGCTTTTATGAGGGTGCAGACTTGGCGATGTGGCCACCTGTTCCTTATTTAACACTTTCACCTACACATATCTATGCGATGCAGGGCTACTCTTGGATGTCAAATACTGGTAGGCGCTTCAGCAGATATGAAATTTCCAGTATGACCTGGGAGGCACGCGATAATCTAATCCGCCCAGGAGCAGGTATTGGTGGCGCCTTGGTTTCTCACGACACCTGGGGAAACCTGACGCAAGAACCTACTGCAGAAAGGGCTTCCATCCTTCACTGTTTTCACGGTGGCTACGATAATGTGTTTAACTGTTATGATGTCCCTGACAATTGGTCGCCTGATGGTGAAGACCCGCCTTACATTGTTGCCTATGGCTCAGACCTTGTTTTTGGCGCCTACTGGTATTCCCAAAACCCCTCCGATTCCCTGCCCGGTATCTGGGCGTCTTTCGGCTACAACAATGACCGCATCGGCTTTTATACTGAATTTCCCACTGAACTAAAGGGCAGCCAACCCTCTTCCTCGTTACTCACCCCGGCTAAAACCTTTATCGCCTTGCCCAATCCGGCACAAAGAAGTGCCTCCTTCCAGATTCTTGGAGCCCCTCACAATATCATCCTAAAAATCTATTCTGAAAACGGCACACTTGTCAACCAGTTGAAGCTTGAGAACGGCAAGTGCATGTGGAATTTGAAGGACTTTGAGGGCAAAAAAGTTCCTGCTGGTGTCTATTTCTACAGAATCAAGATAAATGCCGCAGAAACAGGCGGCAAGTTGATAGTAAAGTAA
- a CDS encoding YCF48-related protein — MPNRINSIFTLEDTFIAYAAGDNGTLLKSTDAGATWEKLSVPVQVNLYSVCFPGQAVIGYACGDRGIILKTENEGRTWQVLDSGTDVDLRAIKFPVSPEIGFVAGDKGTVLRTTDSGTTWERLITATEEKIMDVHFPADVITGYAVGLNGTVLKTTTGGSIWFSQAENVAELTANTHFTAVHFPADDLVGFMTTTLGRVFFTPDGGEVWRPLPIEFFVPPLYSLDIRHDTMAGFCVGAKGTVIHTLDGGNTWEKIDPGTEKDLFSIRFFADGIIGIIGGDEHTLLLSNNGGYTWAPAIIKD; from the coding sequence ATGCCGAATCGGATAAACTCCATCTTTACTCTTGAAGACACATTTATCGCCTATGCAGCGGGTGATAACGGCACGCTTCTTAAGAGCACCGATGCCGGTGCCACTTGGGAGAAACTATCTGTGCCTGTTCAGGTTAACCTCTATAGCGTCTGCTTTCCGGGACAGGCGGTTATTGGCTATGCCTGTGGTGACAGGGGCATCATCCTCAAAACCGAAAATGAAGGCAGAACTTGGCAGGTGCTTGATTCTGGAACCGATGTTGACCTAAGGGCGATAAAATTTCCAGTTTCACCTGAAATTGGCTTTGTTGCCGGTGATAAAGGAACGGTTCTGCGAACCACCGACAGTGGTACCACCTGGGAGAGATTAATCACCGCCACCGAGGAAAAGATTATGGATGTCCATTTTCCCGCTGATGTCATCACCGGCTATGCGGTCGGTTTGAATGGCACGGTGTTAAAGACAACAACCGGGGGCTCAATCTGGTTCTCCCAGGCAGAAAATGTTGCCGAACTTACCGCCAACACCCATTTTACCGCTGTCCATTTTCCTGCTGATGACCTCGTCGGATTTATGACCACAACCCTGGGCAGGGTCTTCTTTACCCCTGATGGCGGTGAGGTCTGGCGTCCCTTACCGATTGAGTTTTTCGTCCCGCCACTTTACTCACTTGATATCCGGCATGATACAATGGCGGGCTTCTGTGTCGGGGCAAAAGGAACTGTGATTCACACCCTTGATGGCGGTAACACCTGGGAGAAAATTGACCCCGGTACCGAAAAGGACCTTTTCAGCATCCGCTTCTTTGCCGACGGAATTATTGGCATCATCGGCGGTGATGAACACACCCTACTTTTGAGCAATAACGGTGGCTACACCTGGGCTCCAGCAATCATCAAAGATTAA
- the acs gene encoding acetate--CoA ligase, which produces MADEPKFYEPSAELVENSNIMAFMKRHNIKTLDELLNRAKDLEWYWGEMAKELEWFKPWNKVLDESQAPFYKWFIGGLFNIAHNCLDRHMKTDVKDKVAYIYHSEPGEVERWTYQRLYQETNKLANALKSLGVKKGDRVTIFLPMIPQLPIAMLACAKIGAIHSVVFSGFSSASLRDRIQDAEAKVLITADGAYRRGKLVTLKANADPALAECPSIEHCIVFKRAGNPVEMKPGRDLWWHELTEKEPSECPTEQMDSEDILYILYTSGTTGKPKGVVHVHGGYAVGTYTTLKFVFDIKPNDIYWCAADIGWVTGHSYIVYAPLMLGATSILYEGAPDYPAPDRWWSIIEKEKVTILYTSPTAIRMFMRFGEEYPAKHNLTSLRLLGSVGEPINPEAWRWYRKNIGGDKLQIMDTWWQTETGTFVISPLPITPLKPGSATLPLPGFAADVVSSEGKPIKPNENGFAVILRPWPAMLRTLYKDPDRYVQAYWSRFPGKYLTGDSCTRDEDGYFWFRGRADEVLNVAGHRLGTAEIESALVAHPAVAEAAVIGIPDEVKGDVPKAYVTLKVGFQPSEALVEELKKWVSQEIGPIARPESIEFRDKLPKTRSGKIMRRLLKAEALGKPIGDISTLDE; this is translated from the coding sequence ATGGCAGATGAGCCAAAGTTTTATGAGCCGTCAGCGGAGTTAGTAGAAAACTCCAACATTATGGCTTTTATGAAAAGGCATAACATTAAAACGCTCGACGAACTTCTTAACCGCGCAAAAGACTTGGAGTGGTACTGGGGCGAAATGGCAAAGGAACTGGAATGGTTCAAACCTTGGAATAAGGTGCTGGATGAATCCCAGGCGCCCTTTTACAAATGGTTCATCGGCGGTCTTTTCAACATCGCCCACAACTGCCTTGACCGGCATATGAAGACTGATGTTAAGGACAAGGTCGCCTATATTTATCACTCTGAACCCGGTGAAGTTGAAAGATGGACCTATCAGAGGCTTTATCAGGAGACAAACAAACTGGCAAATGCCTTAAAAAGTCTCGGTGTGAAAAAGGGCGACCGGGTAACCATATTTTTGCCGATGATCCCCCAGTTACCTATCGCGATGCTCGCCTGCGCCAAGATTGGTGCAATTCACTCGGTGGTTTTCTCCGGTTTCTCATCCGCATCCCTGCGTGACCGGATTCAGGATGCTGAGGCTAAGGTCTTAATAACCGCGGATGGTGCCTATCGCCGGGGCAAACTGGTAACCCTGAAGGCAAATGCCGACCCGGCACTTGCTGAATGCCCTTCAATAGAGCATTGCATTGTTTTCAAACGGGCGGGCAATCCGGTTGAGATGAAACCCGGCAGAGACCTCTGGTGGCACGAACTGACCGAAAAAGAACCGTCTGAATGTCCAACCGAACAGATGGACTCTGAAGACATCCTTTACATCCTCTACACCTCAGGCACAACCGGTAAACCCAAGGGTGTTGTCCATGTCCATGGTGGTTATGCGGTTGGCACCTACACAACCCTTAAATTTGTGTTTGACATCAAGCCCAACGACATTTACTGGTGTGCGGCTGATATCGGCTGGGTAACCGGACACTCCTATATCGTTTACGCGCCACTTATGCTTGGTGCCACCTCCATACTTTACGAGGGTGCACCCGACTATCCTGCACCTGACCGCTGGTGGTCAATCATTGAAAAGGAAAAGGTAACAATCCTTTATACATCGCCAACCGCAATCAGAATGTTTATGCGCTTTGGCGAGGAGTATCCGGCAAAGCACAACCTCACATCTCTCCGTCTTTTAGGCTCGGTGGGCGAACCTATCAACCCTGAAGCCTGGCGCTGGTACCGCAAAAACATCGGCGGTGACAAACTTCAGATTATGGACACCTGGTGGCAGACCGAAACCGGAACCTTTGTGATTTCGCCTCTGCCCATCACACCGCTAAAACCAGGCTCAGCAACCCTCCCTCTCCCCGGCTTTGCTGCTGATGTTGTCTCCTCTGAAGGTAAGCCGATAAAGCCTAATGAGAACGGTTTTGCTGTCATCCTTCGTCCCTGGCCAGCAATGCTCCGCACCCTTTACAAAGACCCCGACCGCTATGTTCAGGCGTACTGGTCACGCTTCCCTGGAAAATATCTTACTGGTGACTCCTGCACAAGAGACGAGGACGGTTATTTCTGGTTCAGAGGGAGAGCAGACGAAGTCCTTAATGTGGCTGGACACCGGCTCGGCACCGCCGAGATTGAATCTGCCTTGGTTGCCCATCCTGCTGTTGCTGAGGCAGCGGTCATCGGTATCCCTGATGAGGTCAAGGGTGATGTGCCCAAAGCCTATGTTACGCTCAAGGTTGGTTTCCAGCCCAGCGAGGCTTTGGTTGAAGAACTGAAGAAATGGGTCTCTCAAGAAATTGGTCCAATTGCCCGACCAGAGTCAATCGAATTCAGAGACAAACTACCCAAGACCCGTTCCGGCAAGATAATGCGCCGACTTCTAAAAGCCGAGGCATTGGGCAAGCCCATCGGCGACATCTCAACCCTTGATGAGTAA
- a CDS encoding OFA family MFS transporter, translating into MSENKMFNRWLIVVGALLIQLCLGAIYAWSVFRKPLESTLNITSTQASLPFSFVLVFFALATVIGGRLQDRFGPRIVAIIGGFLLALGMILASFAQNIAMLVIAYGVISGIGIGFAYVCPISAGVKWFPDKRGLITGLAVAGFGAGALIVGPLARAMIDSTGVFATFRYLGIAYLILIFIGALILRNPPSGYKPLGWNPPQPAAGTTVRTDFSAGQMLKTAQFWLIWLTYFAGCAAGLMIIGQTSPIAQELARFSKETAALGVSILAIFNALGRIFWGRISDTIGRTRALLLMFLINAVAIFGYFLIPSIPFIFWIGIALVGSSFGGYLAIYPAVTADFYGTKYSGINYGLVFTAYGIGGLLSNIFAPRMKEITGNYNAAFLITALLCLAAAVVIILVKPPAVRQKPAT; encoded by the coding sequence GTGAGCGAAAACAAGATGTTCAATCGCTGGCTGATTGTTGTCGGCGCCCTTTTAATCCAGTTATGTCTTGGTGCAATCTATGCCTGGAGCGTCTTCCGCAAACCGCTTGAATCCACCTTGAACATAACCTCCACCCAGGCTTCCCTGCCCTTCTCCTTTGTTTTGGTCTTCTTTGCCCTTGCCACAGTTATTGGCGGCAGGCTCCAGGACCGGTTTGGACCCCGTATCGTTGCCATCATCGGTGGCTTTCTCCTTGCCCTGGGAATGATTCTTGCCAGTTTTGCCCAAAACATCGCAATGCTTGTCATCGCCTATGGTGTTATCTCTGGAATTGGTATCGGCTTCGCCTATGTCTGCCCGATATCTGCCGGTGTCAAATGGTTTCCGGACAAACGCGGCTTGATTACCGGGCTTGCTGTTGCTGGATTCGGTGCCGGGGCCCTGATTGTTGGACCCCTTGCCCGCGCAATGATTGACTCTACTGGCGTATTTGCCACCTTCCGTTATCTCGGTATCGCCTATCTTATCCTGATCTTCATCGGCGCTTTGATTCTCCGCAACCCACCATCAGGCTACAAACCTTTAGGCTGGAACCCACCTCAGCCCGCAGCCGGAACAACAGTGCGCACCGATTTCTCTGCCGGACAGATGCTTAAAACCGCTCAGTTCTGGCTCATCTGGCTCACCTATTTTGCCGGCTGCGCTGCCGGTCTGATGATTATCGGTCAGACCTCACCGATTGCCCAGGAACTTGCCCGTTTCAGCAAGGAGACCGCTGCGCTCGGTGTCAGCATCCTTGCCATCTTCAACGCCCTGGGCAGAATCTTCTGGGGCAGAATCTCAGACACCATTGGCAGGACCCGTGCCCTGCTTTTGATGTTTCTCATCAACGCCGTTGCCATTTTCGGCTACTTCTTAATCCCGTCAATTCCCTTTATCTTCTGGATTGGCATTGCCCTTGTTGGCTCAAGTTTTGGCGGCTACCTCGCAATCTATCCAGCGGTAACCGCCGATTTTTATGGCACAAAATATTCCGGGATTAATTATGGTCTGGTATTTACCGCCTACGGTATTGGCGGACTTTTGTCCAACATCTTTGCCCCAAGGATGAAGGAAATCACCGGCAACTACAACGCCGCATTTCTGATTACCGCCCTTTTGTGCCTTGCCGCGGCAGTAGTCATTATTTTAGTCAAGCCGCCTGCCGTCAGGCA